Proteins from a single region of Harmonia axyridis chromosome 4, icHarAxyr1.1, whole genome shotgun sequence:
- the LOC123679104 gene encoding uncharacterized protein LOC123679104, with the protein MAGMISFDEIDGYTVDVSPNERKYMCCICDSFILISPVHLNPSMGFICGFCWQYKHRFVKENDIILPQPLYEEFALSILFPCKYCEYYTFFDSPATKHEIQCANRIFECPLSKLNKWILPTMEYCNWQDTDGLSMVAHIKEKHEEFILRSPFEMSYQDIKNSEEERRLYIAILSNRSIIAISSEYDKEQNQLIFRCRSNKTGYAELNYQCRVEFSTSHSKVTDFVLVKVLPLGAKILETTEDYFSVWLDFLDDSSKFRFYFEPSLEPGQLNEFYLEDYYY; encoded by the exons ATGGCGGGTATGATATCATTCGATGAGATTGATGGTTATACTGTCGATGTTTCTCCCAACGAGAGAAAATACATGTGCTGCATTTGCGATTCGTTCATTTTGATATCCCCTGTACATTTGAACCCCAGTATGGGGTTCATTTGTGGCTTTTGTTGGCAGTACAAACACCGATTCGTAAAAGAGAATGATATAATTCTGCCACAACCACTATATGAAGAATTCGCATTGTCCATTTTATTCCCTTGCAAGTACTGTGAGTATTACACTTTTTTCGACTCACCAGCGACCAAACATGAAATTCAATGCGCAAACAGAATATTCGAGTGTCCATTGTCCAAACTGAATAAGTGGATATTGCCAACAATGGAATATTGCAATTGGCAAGATACTGATGGTTTATCTATGGTAGCACATATAAAGGAAAAACATGAAGAATTCATTCTACGCAGTCCTTTCGAAATGAGCTACCAAGATATAAAAAACAGTGAAGAAGAGAGACGTCTATATATCGCAATACTTTCTAACAGGAGTATCATAGCTATCTCCTCTGAATATGACAAAGAACAAAATCAACTCATTTTCCGGTGCAGATCGAATAAAACAGGATATGCAGAACTGAATTATCAGTGTAGAGTTGAATTCAGTACATCTCATTCAAAGGTTACTGATTTTGTTCTGGTCAAAGTACTTCCTTTAGGAGCGAAAATTCTGGAGACAACTGAAGATTATTTTTCTGTATGGCTCGATTTCTTGGATGACAGTTCTAAGTTTCGCTTTTATTTTGAACCCTCACTGGAACCTG gtcAACTCAACGAATTTTATTTAGAAGACTATTATTATTGA
- the LOC123679106 gene encoding uncharacterized protein LOC123679106 isoform X2, producing MWARGRNGKISMEQKMVLLDYLSNHYKMICGKFSQNFNHKIARQYWQELSDILNAIPGGAKKDWHQWRKTWHDMRTKTKSKNAAIKKHKEGIGGGAYFKEQLTPSENKILQMICTTSVEGHNYVEESLIAFDNDFCNTDNAGASDSSFSISEMKCEVSEELPPLFQQVPPKKEKCEMENLYYKEKIKLLKHKVHLKERQVNALERIAICMESIVGSKNLFARGLRLFVHGSTE from the exons atgTGGGCGCGTGGCCGAAATGGAAAAATCAGCATGGAGCAGAAAATGGTTCTACTGGATTATTTGTCGAATCACTACAAAATGATATGTGGCAAATTCAGCCAAAATTTTAACCATAAAATAGCTCGACAATATTGGCAGGAATTGAGCGATATTTTGAATGCAATACCTGGGGGAGCAAAAAAAGACTGGCATCAGTGGAGAAAA ACTTGGCATGATATGCGTACAAAAACCAAAAGTAAAAATGCAGCTATCAAGAAGCATAAGGAAGGTATAGGTGGAGGCGCTTATTTCAAAGAACAGCTGACACCGTCAGAGAATAAAATACTGCAGATGATATGCACCACTTCTGTTGAAGGGCATAATTATGTTGAAGAATCTTTAATTGCTTTT GATAATGATTTTTGCAATACAGACAATGCTGGGGCCAGTGATAGTTCATTTTCTATATCAGAAATGAAATGTGAGGTTTCAGAAGAACTTCCTCCTCTTTTTCAACAAG TTCccccaaaaaaagaaaaatgtgaAATGGAGAATCTATACTACAAAGAGAAAATCAAATTATTGAAACACAAAGTTCATTTAAAGGAGCGACAAGTAAATGCATTAGAAAGGATTGCTATATGTATGGAAAGTATTGTTGGCTCGAAAA ATCTTTTTGCTAGAGGTTTGCGATTATTTGTTCATGGGTCAACTGAATAA
- the LOC123679106 gene encoding uncharacterized protein LOC123679106 isoform X1 has product MWARGRNGKISMEQKMVLLDYLSNHYKMICGKFSQNFNHKIARQYWQELSDILNAIPGGAKKDWHQWRKTWHDMRTKTKSKNAAIKKHKEGIGGGAYFKEQLTPSENKILQMICTTSVEGHNYVEESLIAFDNDFCNTDNAGASDSSFSISEMKCEVSEELPPLFQQVVPPKKEKCEMENLYYKEKIKLLKHKVHLKERQVNALERIAICMESIVGSKNLFARGLRLFVHGSTE; this is encoded by the exons atgTGGGCGCGTGGCCGAAATGGAAAAATCAGCATGGAGCAGAAAATGGTTCTACTGGATTATTTGTCGAATCACTACAAAATGATATGTGGCAAATTCAGCCAAAATTTTAACCATAAAATAGCTCGACAATATTGGCAGGAATTGAGCGATATTTTGAATGCAATACCTGGGGGAGCAAAAAAAGACTGGCATCAGTGGAGAAAA ACTTGGCATGATATGCGTACAAAAACCAAAAGTAAAAATGCAGCTATCAAGAAGCATAAGGAAGGTATAGGTGGAGGCGCTTATTTCAAAGAACAGCTGACACCGTCAGAGAATAAAATACTGCAGATGATATGCACCACTTCTGTTGAAGGGCATAATTATGTTGAAGAATCTTTAATTGCTTTT GATAATGATTTTTGCAATACAGACAATGCTGGGGCCAGTGATAGTTCATTTTCTATATCAGAAATGAAATGTGAGGTTTCAGAAGAACTTCCTCCTCTTTTTCAACAAG TAGTTCccccaaaaaaagaaaaatgtgaAATGGAGAATCTATACTACAAAGAGAAAATCAAATTATTGAAACACAAAGTTCATTTAAAGGAGCGACAAGTAAATGCATTAGAAAGGATTGCTATATGTATGGAAAGTATTGTTGGCTCGAAAA ATCTTTTTGCTAGAGGTTTGCGATTATTTGTTCATGGGTCAACTGAATAA
- the LOC123679107 gene encoding triosephosphate isomerase-like, with protein MRIPKFSVMAKILCAGALSYLTYHAIKQEEMATKSCADECHSRIQKLKVYCPPAKNFIVTGNWKMNGDKKLAEEMIKMLRCGPIVTGNDVIIGAPAPYLDFIQQRKPKFVEVAAQNIYKEGVGAYTGEISAEMLLDIGVKWVILGASERRIYFNEDYEFIGEKAKFALEKGLRLIICVGETAKERECKEQVRAVIDQLEILKKYIPNSKWKHLVLAYEPLWSVGTENSVTPADAKEMIRGIRAWATKAIDEDSANLMRVQIGGPISPSGAKDLATIKDVDGLYIGPSPSLKPEFIGMINSNME; from the coding sequence ATGAGAATTCCCAAATTTTCTGTTATGGCAAAAATACTATGCGCTGGTGCTCTTTCTTATCTAACATACCACGCCATCAAACAAGAAGAAATGGCCACCAAGTCTTGCGCAGATGAATGTCATTCCCGGATTCAAAAGTTGAAGGTCTATTGCCCTCCTGCAAAAAACTTCATCGTAACTGGCAACTGGAAAATGAACGGCGACAAGaaattagcagaggaaatgatAAAAATGCTGAGATGCGGCCCAATCGTAACTGGAAATGATGTGATTATTGGTGCCCCTGCTCCCTATTTGGATTTTATTCAACAGAGAAAACCAAAATTCGTGGAAGTTGCAGCTCAGAATATTTACAAAGAAGGTGTGGGAGCTTACACAGGTGAAATTTCTGCTGAAATGCTGCTAGATATTGGCGTCAAATGGGTGATTTTGGGGGCATCTGAAAGAAGAATATACTTCAATGAAGATTACGAGTTTATCGGTGAAAAAGCTAAGTTTGCATTGGAGAAAGGTCTTAGACTGATAATTTGTGTGGGTGAGACTGCAAAAGAAAGGGAATGTAAGGAACAGGTGAGGGCAGTTATTGATCAACTGGAAATATTAAAGAAGTACATACCAAATTCCAAATGGAAACATCTGGTTCTTGCCTACGAACCTCTATGGTCAGTGGGGACAGAGAACTCAGTGACTCCTGCTGATGCCAAGGAAATGATACGAGGTATAAGAGCTTGGGCTACAAAAGCAATTGACGAAGATTCGGCCAACTTGATGCGAGTTCAGATTGGTGGACCAATATCGCCTAGTGGAGCGAAAGATTTAGCAACAATCAAAGACGTTGATGGTCTATATATAGGACCATCACCAAGTCTGAAACCAGAATTCATAGGTATGATCAACTCTAatatggaatga